One region of Alosa sapidissima isolate fAloSap1 chromosome 1, fAloSap1.pri, whole genome shotgun sequence genomic DNA includes:
- the ghrhra gene encoding growth hormone releasing hormone receptor a, protein MDAFRLWILVTFFGTACSIHPECAIISEHMEAQEACIKLRRTESRNQSEWMGCGSEWDGIQCWPRAEMGQVVNLSCAKILQLLTHTQGHVFRNCTKDGWSEIYPAYTMACDFGEEPEYDETSYFSTFRRVYTAGYATSLISLILAIFVFTAFRKFHCTRNYIHINLFASFILRASAVFIKDAVLFTDETLDHCFMSTVACKSAVAFFQFCILTNYFWLLVEGVYLQSLLALTFVSQSKYFWWYILTGWGVPSIVLTIWVLMRNFYDDRVCWDDTDNPFIWWILKGPITASLLVNFLIFVNVIRILVQKLRSPAVGGSDTGNFMRLAKSTLFLIPLFGMHYTVFAFLPEDTGRDARLYVELGLGSFQGFVVALLYCFLNGEVQAELKRRLHKWHTQSRLSPTRQRITLTQISMLEKPDSQGAVAPCLASGASI, encoded by the exons ATGGATGCCTTTCGTCTATGGATATTGGTAACTTTCTTCGGAACG GCCTGTTCCATCCATCCAGAATGTGCCATCATTTCTGAGCATATGGAAGCTCAGGAGGCCTGCATCAAACTACGAAGGACAGAGTCACGGAACCAAAGTGAATGGATGG GCTGTGGGTCGGAGTGGGACGGCATCCAGTGCTGGCCCCGTGCGGAGATGGGCCAGGTGGTCAATCTGTCCTGCGCCAAAATCCTCCAGCTCCTCACTCATACTCAAG GGCATGTGTTTAGAAATTGCACTAAGGATGGCTGGAGTGAAATATATCCTGCATATACTATGGCCTGTGACTTTGGGGAGGAGCCTGAATATGATGAG acaaGCTACTTCTCCACTTTCCGACGGGTCTACACGGCAGGATACGCcacctccctcatctctctcatcttaGCTATATTCGTTTTTACTGCGTTCAG GAAGTTCCACTGCACCAGGAACTACATCCACATCAACCTATTTGCCTCCTTCATCCTGAGGGCAAGTGCAGTCTTTATCAAGGATGCTGTGCTCTTTACTGATGAGACACTGGACCACTGCTTCATGTCCACG GTTGCGTGCAAGTCTGCAGTGGCCTTCTTCCAGTTCTGCATCCTGACCAACTACTTCTGGCTGCTGGTGGAGGGTGTCTACCTGCAGAGCCTGCTGGCACTGACGTTTGTGTCGCAGAGCAAGTACTTCTGGTGGTACATCCTTACCGGATGGG GTGTTCCATCCATAGTGCTTACCATCTGGGTCCTCATGAGAAACTTTTATGACGACAGAGT ATGCTGGGACGACACAGACAACCCTTTCATCTGGTGGATACTCAAGGGGCCTATAACAGCCTCACTGCTA GTGAACTTCCTCATCTTCGTCAATGTGATCCGAATCCTGGTGCAGAAACTCCGGTCCCCGGCTGTGGGAGGAAGCGACACCGGGAACTTTAT GAGGCTGGCCAAGTCGACGCTGTTCCTCATCCCACTGTTCGGCATGCATTACACCGTGTTCGCATTTCTCCCCGAGGACACGGGCAGGGACGCCAGACTCTACGTCGAGCTCGGCCTGGGCTCTTTCCAG gGTTTTGTGGTCGCTCTGCTGTACTGCTTTCTGAATGGCGAG GTTCAGGCGGAGCTGAAGCGGCGGCTGCACAAGTGGCACACCCAGAGCCGCCTGAGCCCCACGCGGCAACGCATCACCCTCACCCAGATCTCCATGCTGGAGAAACCCGACAGCCAGGGGGCAGTGGCACCCTGCCTAGCTAGTGGCGCCTCTATCTGA